The Leifsonia sp. ZF2019 DNA segment CAGAAGATCATCGAGGAGCACGACCAGATCGAGCTCGAGATCGCGGAGCTCAAGGCGATCCTCGAAGACCCGGCGCGCCAGCGCACGATCGTGAGCGAGGAGCTCGCCGAGATCGTCGAGCGGTTCGGCGACGACCGTCGCACGGAGATCATGTTCGGCTTCGACGGGGACATGAGCGTCGAAGACCTCATCCCCGAAGAGGAGATGGTCGTCACCGTCACCCGCGGCGGTTACATCAAGCGCACCCGCAGCGACAACTACCGTTCGCAGCACCGCGGCGGCAAGGGAGTGAAGGGCGCGCAGTTGCGCGGCGAAGACGTCGTCGACCACTTCTTCGTCACGACCACGCACCACTGGCTCCTCTTCTTCACGAACAAGGGCCGGGTCTACCGTGCGAAGGCGTACGAGGTGCAGGAGGCCGGCCGCGACGCGAAGGGCCAGCACGTCGCCAACCTGCTCGCGATGCAGCCGGACGAGGAGATCGCCGAGATCCTGGACATCCGGGACTACGAGGCGGCGAAGTACCTGGTGCTCGCCACCCGCGACGGCCTCATCAAGAAGACCGCACTGAGCGAGTACGACACGAACCGCTCCGGCGGCATCATCGCGATCAAGCTCCGCGAGGAGGACGAGCTCGTCTCGGCGCTGCTGGTGGAAGAAGACTCGGACCTGCTTCTCGTCTCGCGCAAAGGAATGTCCATCCGCTTCACCGCCTCCGACGACGCGCTGCGCCCGATGGGCCGCTCGACCTCCGGAGTGATCGGCATGCACTTCCGCGGAGAGGACAGCCTGCTCGACGCCTCCGTGGTCTCCGACGAGGGATACGTCTTCGTGGTGACCGAGGGCGGATACGCGAAGCGCACCTCCGCTGACCAATACCGGCTCCAGAACCGCGGCGGTCTGGGCATCAAGGTCGCCAAACTGAGCGATGATCGGGGCGATCTCGTGGGTGCCCTGATCGTCGAGGAGGACGACGAGGTCTTGGTGGTTCTTGCCAGCGGCAAGGTGGTACGCTCTGCCGTGGCCGAGGTACCCGCCAAGGGCCGTGACACCATGGGTGTCGTCTTTGCACGTTTCGCCGAGTCCGACAAGATCATCGCTCTGGCGAAGAACACCGAGCGCAACCTCGATTCGCAGGATCCAGCCGATGACCAGTCTGATGGGTCAGAATCGGAGGCCGTCGGGAAGGAAGAGACCGTAGATGAGCAGTAGCGTCGCCGAGAAACTGGCCAAGAAGTCGTCGCGCCGGCCCGCATCCTCCAAGCAGGTGCGGCTCAAGCTGGTGTACATCGACTTCTGGTCGACCGTGAAGCTCTCGTTCCTCGCCGGCATCTGCCTCGCGATCATCGCGATCGTCGGAACCTTCCTGATCTGGACCGTCCTCGACCGCACCGGGATCTTCGACCAGGTGAACAGCCTGGTGAAGGACATCTCCGGTGCCGGCGGCGGCGACCTGCGCGCCGTGCTCGGGCTGGGCCAGGTGATGGGCTTCTCGCTCGTGGTGGCCATCCTCGACATCGTCGTGGTGACCGCTCTCGGCGCGGTCTTCGCACTCCTCTACAACCTCTCGGTGAAGATCACAGGCGGCCTGCTCGTCGGCTTCACCAACAACTGAACGGCGGGGTCTACTCGATTTCGTTTGCGGTGACAGATCGGTTATTCTCTTATCTGTTGCCCATTCGGGGATATAGCTCAGGCGGTTAGAGCGCTTCGCTGATAACGAAGAGGTCCGAGGTTCAAGTCCTCGTATCCCCACCATCCACCCACCCGGGGCCTTAGCTCAGTTGGTAGAGCGCCTGCTTTGCAAGCAGGATGTCAGGAGTTCGAATCTCCTAGGCTCCACCCTCACTCACTCGCTCGGCGGTTCGATCGGCCGGGCCGGGAACGGACTCGAGTACGCGATGCTCGTCGTCACGCTGCCGAGGGTTCCGATCGTGCCGCTCACCCGTTCGAGGTGGCGCATGGATGTGGCCACCACTTTCAGGATGAAGCAGTCGTCGCCGGTGACGTGGTGGGCTTCCACGACCTCGGGTGTCCCGGCGAGCAGATCGTGGAGCGGGCCGTAGACGCTGCTCGGGTAGCGGAGGCGCAGATAGGCCAGGATGCCGTACCCCAGGCGTTCCGGATCGACGACGGCACGATAGCCGGTGATGACCCCGGCATCCTCCAACCGGCGGACGCGTTCGGCGACCGCACTGCCCGACATGTGGACGGTGCGCGCCAGCTCGGCGATGGACTGCCGGCCGTCGCGCTGCAGCTCGCTGAGCAGGGAACGGTCGACGGCATCGACCTCGAACGGCGGATTCGCGGGCATGAGGCGATTCTTCCACGCGATTCACGGTGTCGTCCGGCGAACGCCGTTCAAATCCCGTTCAGTTCGCAGTGCGACCGCTCTAGCGTTGTGTGCATGACGAACACGACCGAGGCCTCGCGCCATTTCGCCGCCAAGCTCCGCTTCGAGACGGATCCCTCCGACGTGCGTGCCGCTCAGGAGGCGGGGGAGCGGTTCGCACTGATCGACACCCGTGGGGAGGCCGCGTGGAGGCAGGGGCGGGCGATCGGTGCGATCCACCTCCCGACCGCGGAGAT contains these protein-coding regions:
- a CDS encoding DUF3566 domain-containing protein, which gives rise to MSSSVAEKLAKKSSRRPASSKQVRLKLVYIDFWSTVKLSFLAGICLAIIAIVGTFLIWTVLDRTGIFDQVNSLVKDISGAGGGDLRAVLGLGQVMGFSLVVAILDIVVVTALGAVFALLYNLSVKITGGLLVGFTNN
- a CDS encoding Lrp/AsnC family transcriptional regulator; the encoded protein is MPANPPFEVDAVDRSLLSELQRDGRQSIAELARTVHMSGSAVAERVRRLEDAGVITGYRAVVDPERLGYGILAYLRLRYPSSVYGPLHDLLAGTPEVVEAHHVTGDDCFILKVVATSMRHLERVSGTIGTLGSVTTSIAYSSPFPARPIEPPSE